A window from Enterococcus mediterraneensis encodes these proteins:
- a CDS encoding bile acid:sodium symporter family protein, translated as MKVLESMSQFISKYFTGLVILLAALSYLDPQPGVGIAPYTSYLLMIVLFGMGLSLRIEDFKRIGKNPIPVVLGTIAHYVIMPGLAFLLVHLFHLEGPAAAGVILVGSCPSGTSSNVMAYLAGGDVALDVSIGFLSTLLAPFMIPLLVSTLAGSYVDVPASQMFMNTVKIVLIPIVLGVAVHTIFGHKVDKVNHVTPLISQTAILLIIVAVFSANHSQFTNTKTLLIVPVVMLHNLLGYLLGFVFAKIVHLNKPQQKAITFEVGMQDSALGATLAMKFFSPEAAIASTIFSVWHNISGSILSSWWRNKSLKKEQVVVQQVNV; from the coding sequence ATGAAAGTTTTAGAGTCTATGAGTCAATTTATTTCCAAATATTTTACAGGATTAGTAATTTTGTTAGCTGCGTTATCATATTTGGATCCACAGCCAGGAGTAGGTATTGCACCTTACACATCCTATCTGCTGATGATCGTTCTATTTGGTATGGGGCTTAGTTTGCGGATAGAAGATTTTAAACGGATCGGGAAAAATCCGATACCGGTAGTTTTGGGGACCATTGCCCACTATGTCATCATGCCGGGTCTTGCATTTCTTTTAGTCCATCTATTTCACTTAGAAGGACCAGCGGCAGCCGGCGTTATTTTAGTGGGATCATGCCCTTCAGGAACTTCCTCGAATGTCATGGCTTACTTAGCAGGCGGCGATGTTGCTTTAGATGTTTCCATCGGTTTTCTATCAACATTATTAGCACCATTCATGATTCCATTGCTGGTTTCAACACTGGCTGGAAGTTACGTTGACGTTCCGGCAAGTCAAATGTTTATGAACACGGTAAAGATCGTCCTTATTCCAATTGTCCTTGGTGTAGCAGTTCATACTATTTTTGGTCATAAAGTGGATAAAGTCAACCATGTGACCCCGTTGATCTCACAAACAGCGATTTTATTGATTATTGTAGCTGTTTTTTCCGCAAATCATTCTCAATTTACAAATACTAAAACGTTACTAATTGTTCCTGTAGTGATGTTGCATAATCTATTAGGCTACTTATTGGGGTTTGTGTTTGCAAAAATCGTTCATTTGAACAAACCTCAACAAAAGGCGATTACCTTTGAAGTTGGTATGCAAGATTCTGCGTTAGGAGCGACACTGGCAATGAAGTTCTTTTCTCCTGAAGCAGCGATTGCTTCAACCATTTTCTCCGTTTGGCATAATATATCTGGTTCGATCTTGTCCTCTTGGTGGCGTAATAAATCATTGAAAAAGGAACAAGTTGTTGTCCAACAAGTTAATGTCTAA
- a CDS encoding 2-isopropylmalate synthase produces the protein MRKIQFFDTTLRDGEQTPGVNFDTKEKVQIAKQLERWGIDVIEAGFPIASQGDFEAVKAIAETVTNMTVAGLARCRKPDIDRVTEALVDAKDPQIHVFLATSPIHMEEKLHMTEEEVLASIDEHVRYARERFEKVQFSPEDATRSEKAFLLKAVQTAVRAGATIINIPDTVGYSNPTEYGALIRFLIDGVADPSIIFSSHCHDDLGMAAANALAAIEAGANRVEGTINGIGERAGNTPLEEIALSLATRKDFYQAESQITFKETKRTSDLVARLSGVSVPRNKAIVGANAFAHESGIHQDGVLKNPGTYEIITPTFVGVANNSLPLGKLSGRHAFAEKMKDLGFNFSDEELQPIFKKFKDLADKKKEINDDDLLALVASRKAAPCRLTGLRVSYSLEGVEATVTITENEKSFSETVQGSGSIQAIYQAIDQLLPTTTILEDYQIKSITAGEDAQAEVYVALIDQEGRIVHGTGIDFDVLHASAKAYLEAKSRVKSRGENK, from the coding sequence ATGAGAAAGATTCAATTTTTTGATACAACACTACGGGATGGAGAACAAACGCCGGGTGTAAATTTTGATACAAAGGAAAAAGTTCAAATCGCAAAACAGTTGGAACGATGGGGGATCGATGTCATTGAAGCAGGTTTCCCAATCGCTTCGCAAGGAGATTTTGAAGCAGTAAAAGCCATCGCCGAAACAGTGACCAATATGACGGTTGCCGGCTTAGCCCGTTGCCGAAAACCAGATATCGATCGCGTAACTGAGGCACTGGTCGATGCGAAAGATCCCCAAATCCATGTATTTCTTGCTACAAGCCCGATCCATATGGAAGAAAAATTACACATGACAGAAGAGGAAGTGTTAGCTTCGATCGATGAACATGTCCGCTATGCCCGCGAACGTTTTGAAAAAGTGCAGTTTTCGCCGGAGGATGCTACCCGAAGTGAGAAAGCGTTCTTGTTAAAAGCTGTTCAGACAGCTGTTCGTGCCGGTGCGACGATCATCAATATTCCCGACACGGTGGGTTATTCCAATCCTACTGAGTACGGGGCACTGATTCGCTTTTTGATCGATGGTGTAGCTGATCCGTCCATTATTTTTTCTTCCCATTGTCATGACGATCTGGGAATGGCGGCAGCAAACGCATTGGCTGCGATAGAAGCAGGTGCCAATCGTGTGGAAGGAACGATCAATGGAATCGGCGAGCGGGCAGGAAACACACCTTTGGAAGAGATTGCTTTGAGTTTAGCTACCCGTAAAGATTTTTACCAAGCGGAATCACAAATCACCTTTAAAGAAACCAAGCGGACGAGTGATCTGGTGGCACGTTTGTCTGGGGTAAGCGTACCTCGGAATAAAGCGATCGTGGGAGCAAATGCCTTTGCCCATGAATCAGGCATCCATCAAGATGGGGTACTAAAAAATCCCGGCACCTACGAAATCATCACTCCGACATTCGTTGGCGTAGCAAATAATTCTTTGCCCCTTGGAAAACTTTCCGGACGTCATGCCTTTGCAGAAAAAATGAAAGATCTTGGTTTTAATTTCTCCGACGAGGAACTGCAGCCGATTTTTAAAAAGTTCAAAGACTTAGCTGATAAGAAAAAAGAAATCAATGATGATGATTTATTGGCATTGGTTGCCAGCCGCAAAGCAGCACCTTGCCGCTTGACCGGTCTGCGAGTCAGTTATTCGTTGGAAGGGGTAGAGGCAACTGTCACGATCACAGAAAATGAAAAATCTTTTTCAGAAACCGTACAAGGATCAGGAAGTATTCAAGCAATCTATCAAGCAATCGATCAATTGCTACCTACGACAACCATTCTGGAGGATTATCAAATCAAGAGCATCACAGCAGGAGAAGATGCTCAGGCTGAAGTATATGTGGCACTGATCGATCAAGAGGGACGAATCGTTCATGGGACAGGGATCGATTTTGATGTATTGCATGCTTCTGCCAAAGCTTATTTAGAAGCAAAGAGTCGGGTAAAAAGCCGGGGTGAAAACAAGTGA
- the leuB gene encoding 3-isopropylmalate dehydrogenase: MSKKVVVLAGDGIGPEIMDAALVVFRELIKIKNWSIDIEELNFGGAAIDHEGSPFPEKTRQACETADAILLGAIGGPKWDQATERPEQGLLALRKQLNLYANVRPITISPVLTKFSPLRPEIASGADFVVVRELTGGIYFGEPRSLSEEEAIDTCSYQRSEIERILHFAFSLARTRRKKVTSVDKANVLATSKLWRKIAEEVAQEYPDCQLEHQFVDSAAMSLIKEPRRFDVIVTENLFGDVLSDEASMIPGSLGVMPSGSYSENGPSLYEPIHGSAPDIAGLGIANPVSMLRSLAMMLRESFGEPEATGWIEEACNAVMEDGIFTKDLGGTASTQEFTDAVMEKIRRYADEYTI; the protein is encoded by the coding sequence GTGAGTAAAAAAGTTGTTGTACTTGCCGGAGACGGTATTGGACCAGAGATCATGGATGCGGCATTAGTAGTATTTCGAGAATTGATCAAGATCAAAAATTGGAGCATCGACATTGAAGAATTGAATTTTGGCGGAGCAGCGATCGACCATGAAGGCAGTCCGTTCCCGGAAAAAACACGCCAAGCCTGTGAAACAGCGGATGCGATTTTATTAGGAGCAATCGGCGGACCCAAATGGGATCAGGCTACAGAACGACCAGAGCAAGGATTATTGGCGCTGAGAAAACAATTGAATCTTTACGCAAATGTTCGGCCGATCACGATTTCTCCTGTTTTGACAAAATTTTCTCCCTTACGGCCGGAAATCGCCTCAGGAGCAGATTTTGTCGTCGTTCGCGAGCTGACTGGCGGGATCTATTTTGGAGAACCGCGATCACTTTCTGAAGAAGAAGCCATTGATACTTGTTCCTACCAACGTTCAGAAATCGAACGAATTTTACACTTTGCGTTTTCTCTAGCCCGTACTCGAAGAAAAAAAGTGACTTCTGTGGACAAAGCAAATGTTTTGGCCACCAGCAAGCTATGGCGCAAAATCGCAGAAGAAGTGGCGCAAGAATATCCTGATTGCCAATTAGAGCATCAATTTGTCGATTCTGCCGCAATGTCTTTGATTAAGGAACCACGCCGCTTTGATGTCATTGTGACGGAAAATCTTTTTGGTGATGTATTAAGTGACGAAGCATCCATGATCCCAGGTTCGTTAGGAGTGATGCCAAGCGGCAGTTATAGTGAAAACGGCCCATCCTTGTATGAACCGATCCATGGCTCGGCACCGGATATTGCCGGCTTAGGAATTGCCAATCCTGTTTCTATGCTGCGTTCATTAGCGATGATGTTGCGGGAAAGCTTTGGTGAACCAGAAGCCACTGGTTGGATCGAAGAGGCTTGTAATGCTGTGATGGAAGATGGGATCTTTACTAAAGATTTAGGGGGTACTGCATCAACACAAGAGTTTACCGATGCAGTCATGGAAAAGATCAGGAGGTATGCAGATGAGTACACTATTTGA
- the leuC gene encoding 3-isopropylmalate dehydratase large subunit, translating to MSTLFDKLWERHVVAGEEGGAQLLYVDLHLIHEVTSPQAFEGLRQAGRKLRHPEKTFGTMDHNVPTKDIFNITDMIAKKQMDALRNNCKEFGVEFCDNGSQNQGIVHMVGPESGLTQPGKVIVCGDSHTATNGAFGALAFGIGTSEVEHVFATQTIWQQKPQNMGVKITGTLAPGVFAKDIILALIGTYGTDFGVGYAVEFFGDTVAALSMEGRMTICNMAIEGGAKMGMIAPDEKTFEYVNGRQHAPKNMEEAIADWQTLYTDQEEDYDVIIELDANKLAPFVTWGTNPEMGIPVTGVFPEIKDMNDERAYQYMDLAPGQKPEEIEIGYVFIGSCTNGRLSDLKEAAAMIKGRKIKETVRGIVVPGSRPVKHAAEAIGLDKIFTEAGFEWREPGCSMCLGMNADKVPAGVHCASTSNRNFEGRQGKGARTHLCSPAMAAAAAVYGKFIDIRKEAVYGNI from the coding sequence ATGAGTACACTATTTGATAAATTATGGGAAAGACATGTCGTGGCAGGAGAAGAAGGCGGCGCGCAATTACTGTATGTGGATCTGCATCTGATCCATGAAGTAACTAGTCCCCAAGCGTTTGAAGGTTTGCGTCAAGCGGGACGAAAGCTGCGGCATCCTGAAAAAACCTTTGGAACGATGGACCATAATGTGCCAACTAAAGATATTTTTAATATCACTGATATGATCGCAAAAAAACAAATGGATGCGTTGCGGAACAACTGCAAGGAATTTGGTGTAGAATTTTGCGACAATGGCAGCCAAAATCAAGGGATCGTTCACATGGTGGGCCCGGAATCAGGTTTGACACAACCCGGAAAGGTAATTGTTTGCGGCGATTCCCATACAGCGACAAACGGGGCTTTTGGCGCATTGGCATTTGGGATTGGAACCAGTGAAGTTGAACACGTTTTTGCGACACAGACGATTTGGCAGCAAAAGCCCCAAAACATGGGAGTGAAAATTACTGGTACTCTTGCGCCAGGAGTCTTTGCCAAAGACATCATCCTTGCCTTGATCGGAACATATGGAACAGATTTTGGAGTTGGCTATGCCGTTGAATTTTTTGGTGATACGGTTGCGGCTCTTTCTATGGAAGGCAGAATGACGATTTGTAACATGGCCATCGAAGGCGGGGCAAAAATGGGAATGATCGCTCCGGATGAAAAAACGTTTGAGTACGTCAATGGGCGTCAACATGCACCTAAAAACATGGAAGAAGCAATCGCAGACTGGCAAACGCTATATACGGATCAAGAAGAAGATTACGATGTCATTATTGAATTGGATGCAAACAAGCTCGCACCATTTGTCACTTGGGGAACAAATCCGGAAATGGGGATTCCTGTGACGGGGGTTTTTCCAGAAATCAAAGATATGAATGACGAACGGGCGTATCAATATATGGATCTTGCTCCCGGGCAAAAACCGGAAGAAATTGAGATCGGCTATGTATTTATCGGTTCCTGTACCAATGGCCGACTTTCTGATCTGAAGGAAGCTGCGGCGATGATCAAAGGACGAAAAATCAAAGAAACTGTTCGGGGGATCGTAGTTCCCGGTTCCCGTCCGGTCAAACATGCGGCTGAAGCGATCGGTCTGGATAAAATTTTTACCGAGGCAGGATTTGAATGGCGGGAGCCGGGATGTTCTATGTGTTTGGGAATGAATGCCGATAAAGTACCAGCCGGTGTCCATTGCGCCTCAACAAGCAATCGGAATTTTGAAGGACGTCAAGGAAAAGGAGCGCGTACGCATCTGTGCAGTCCGGCTATGGCAGCAGCTGCTGCAGTATACGGAAAATTCATTGACATTAGAAAGGAAGCTGTTTATGGAAACATTTGA
- the leuD gene encoding 3-isopropylmalate dehydratase small subunit — protein METFDQHKGRIVPLMNDNIDTDQILPKEYLKRIEKTGFGRFLFDEWRYLEDHSPNPEFSLNQEQYKGASILITGDNFGSGSSREHAAWALQDFGFRAIIAGSYGDIFFMNAMKNGLLPITLSLSERQQLANIPGEAEVIIDLPNQTVNTPVGNFSFDFDHDWKEKLVNGLDDISITMTYEDKIAAYEKTIPSYY, from the coding sequence ATGGAAACATTTGATCAACACAAAGGCAGAATCGTTCCATTGATGAATGACAATATTGATACCGATCAGATTTTACCCAAAGAATACCTTAAACGAATCGAAAAAACCGGATTTGGTCGCTTTTTATTCGATGAATGGCGGTATCTGGAGGATCATTCGCCAAATCCAGAGTTCTCATTGAATCAGGAACAGTATAAAGGAGCCTCGATTTTGATTACTGGAGATAATTTTGGTTCAGGATCATCCAGAGAACACGCAGCGTGGGCTTTACAGGATTTTGGGTTTCGGGCAATCATTGCAGGAAGCTATGGGGACATTTTTTTCATGAATGCAATGAAAAATGGTTTGCTGCCGATTACTTTGTCATTAAGTGAACGACAACAATTGGCAAACATTCCTGGTGAAGCAGAAGTTATCATTGATCTGCCTAATCAAACAGTTAATACACCTGTCGGCAACTTCTCTTTTGATTTCGATCATGATTGGAAGGAAAAACTGGTCAACGGGTTGGATGACATCTCTATCACGATGACTTATGAAGACAAAATAGCCGCTTACGAAAAAACGATCCCAAGTTATTATTGA
- a CDS encoding VOC family protein gives MSTMVFANFPVQDLAKATEFYTKLGFTKNEEFSDERASGMVWDANFWVMLLTHDFYKEFIGERELIDPHKMSGVLVAFSLESADAVRKIAKAAEENGGSYYKSKPNQAIPEETMLGYEVVDLDGNILEPTWMAMP, from the coding sequence ATGTCAACGATGGTATTTGCTAACTTTCCTGTACAAGATTTAGCAAAAGCGACGGAATTTTATACGAAACTTGGATTTACAAAGAATGAAGAATTTTCTGATGAACGAGCAAGTGGGATGGTTTGGGATGCTAACTTCTGGGTCATGTTATTGACCCATGATTTCTATAAAGAATTTATTGGCGAAAGAGAGCTTATTGATCCTCACAAAATGAGTGGCGTGTTAGTGGCATTCAGTCTTGAAAGTGCCGATGCTGTAAGAAAAATCGCGAAAGCAGCAGAAGAAAATGGCGGGTCTTACTACAAGTCAAAACCTAACCAAGCAATTCCTGAAGAAACGATGCTTGGATATGAAGTTGTCGATTTGGATGGCAATATCTTAGAACCAACTTGGATGGCGATGCCGTAA
- a CDS encoding ATP-dependent Clp protease proteolytic subunit → MFYLDEEDENEKQSNDLSSIYRKKLLEQRTVLIYGEITQELAKDVTSQLLLLAALSDDPINVYINSPGGHVESGDTIHDVIRFIKPKVNVIGTGWVASAGITIYLGAEKENRYSLPNTRYMIHQPAGGVQGQSTEIQIEAKEIIRTRERINRLIAEATGQSIEKVQKDTDRNFWMSVDEAKDYGIVGKIINTSEDIGK, encoded by the coding sequence ATGTTTTATTTAGATGAAGAAGATGAAAATGAAAAACAAAGCAATGATCTATCCAGTATTTACCGCAAAAAACTTTTGGAACAACGAACTGTATTGATTTATGGTGAAATCACGCAAGAACTAGCTAAAGATGTGACTTCCCAATTGTTACTGTTGGCCGCTCTATCAGATGATCCAATCAACGTCTATATCAATAGTCCAGGCGGCCATGTGGAATCCGGTGATACGATCCATGACGTGATCCGATTCATTAAACCAAAAGTCAATGTGATCGGTACCGGCTGGGTAGCCAGTGCAGGGATCACGATTTATTTAGGCGCGGAAAAAGAAAACCGTTACAGCTTGCCTAATACGCGCTACATGATCCATCAACCGGCTGGCGGCGTTCAGGGTCAATCCACTGAGATCCAAATCGAGGCCAAAGAAATCATCCGTACACGGGAACGGATCAATCGATTGATTGCTGAAGCAACAGGCCAATCCATCGAAAAAGTCCAAAAAGATACTGATCGAAACTTCTGGATGTCCGTCGACGAAGCCAAAGATTACGGCATTGTTGGCAAGATCATCAACACGTCAGAAGATATCGGAAAATAG
- a CDS encoding oleate hydratase, whose protein sequence is MKTKAIMIGAGLANMAAAVYLIQEGRWSGEQITFYSLDDHGSNDGAPTEDVTDEYWNKNHPLENQKGYVARGGRMLNYRTYVDLMDLLDRIPSATEPEMTAAEDTRDFDAKHRTFDKARLLEGGKGIIDGGHLGLDNKDRVLLTKLVAMPDSEEEKLDNITIADYFKDSPHFFETNFWFMWETTFAFRTQSSAQELRRYMHQMIYEFTQIEHLVGVNRTRYNQYESIMLPLINYLKEQGCKIILNRRVIDWEFKKTAMQDEITVTGLKMINTKTNEEQNIPVDEDTAVFFTNGSITDSATLGDYKTPAPENMDYGAASSLWKKASEHFYNLGNPDKFFADRNASEWVSFTLTTKNHLLLNEITRITTQVPGNALNSFISTSPITPLGQKDVNMSIVVHHQPHFTTQKPNETVIWGYFLYPRRRGEFVDKQYIKMNGKEMLLELIGQLSKVDPGPGNIRDKEAEILDSVINNIPVYMPYASALFNNRAKTDRPKVIPQHSTNLAFTGEFVEQPYQMIFTEQSAVRSGEIAAYHFAGIPMSRLVPTPRYDKDLKTLARAAKKMFA, encoded by the coding sequence ATGAAAACAAAAGCAATCATGATCGGAGCCGGCTTAGCAAATATGGCGGCAGCAGTCTACTTGATCCAAGAAGGCCGCTGGTCCGGCGAACAGATCACTTTTTATTCATTGGACGACCATGGCTCAAATGACGGCGCGCCCACTGAAGATGTCACTGATGAATATTGGAACAAGAATCACCCGCTGGAAAACCAAAAAGGCTATGTCGCTCGCGGTGGGCGGATGCTGAATTATCGGACTTATGTGGATTTGATGGATCTTTTGGACCGGATTCCTTCTGCGACTGAACCAGAGATGACTGCCGCAGAAGACACAAGAGATTTTGATGCGAAACATCGGACATTCGACAAAGCTCGTCTATTAGAAGGCGGCAAAGGCATCATCGACGGCGGTCATCTAGGATTGGACAACAAAGACCGCGTACTTCTGACAAAATTAGTTGCTATGCCGGATTCGGAAGAAGAAAAGCTGGACAATATAACGATCGCTGATTATTTCAAAGATTCTCCGCACTTTTTTGAAACGAACTTTTGGTTCATGTGGGAAACGACATTTGCCTTCCGTACCCAAAGCTCCGCTCAAGAACTGCGCCGCTACATGCATCAAATGATCTATGAATTCACGCAGATCGAACATTTAGTCGGTGTCAACCGTACCCGCTACAATCAATATGAAAGTATCATGCTGCCATTGATCAATTACTTGAAAGAACAAGGCTGTAAAATCATCTTGAATCGTCGAGTAATTGATTGGGAATTCAAAAAGACTGCCATGCAAGATGAAATTACCGTAACTGGTTTAAAAATGATCAACACCAAAACAAATGAAGAACAAAATATTCCCGTAGATGAAGATACCGCCGTGTTCTTTACCAACGGCTCTATCACCGATTCCGCGACATTAGGAGATTATAAAACCCCTGCTCCTGAAAATATGGATTACGGCGCCGCTTCCAGTCTATGGAAAAAAGCCAGTGAACATTTTTACAATTTAGGCAATCCCGACAAATTCTTTGCCGATCGTAATGCCAGCGAATGGGTCAGTTTCACACTGACTACAAAAAACCATTTGCTGCTGAATGAAATCACACGGATCACTACCCAAGTACCGGGGAATGCGTTGAACTCATTTATCTCGACTTCACCGATCACACCATTGGGTCAAAAAGACGTCAATATGTCGATCGTTGTCCATCATCAACCACACTTTACGACACAAAAACCCAATGAAACGGTTATCTGGGGCTATTTCTTGTACCCTCGCCGCCGCGGAGAGTTTGTGGACAAACAATATATCAAGATGAACGGCAAGGAAATGCTGCTGGAACTGATCGGGCAACTTTCTAAAGTCGATCCTGGTCCTGGTAATATTCGCGACAAAGAAGCAGAGATCTTAGACAGTGTCATCAACAACATCCCTGTCTACATGCCTTATGCTTCTGCCCTCTTCAACAATAGAGCAAAAACCGACCGGCCAAAAGTCATTCCGCAACATTCTACGAATCTGGCGTTTACCGGTGAGTTTGTGGAACAGCCTTATCAAATGATCTTTACCGAACAAAGTGCTGTTCGTTCCGGCGAGATCGCCGCGTATCATTTTGCCGGTATTCCAATGTCCCGCTTAGTGCCTACGCCTCGCTATGATAAAGACCTGAAGACCTTGGCACGGGCAGCGAAGAAAATGTTTGCTTGA
- a CDS encoding methanol dehydrogenase, whose product MKKKLFHLGLAAGILGLGVAYLAKKTGFFEDDRHLYDEYDAS is encoded by the coding sequence ATGAAAAAGAAACTATTCCACCTTGGCTTAGCAGCCGGTATCCTTGGTTTAGGTGTTGCCTATCTTGCTAAAAAGACCGGTTTTTTTGAAGATGATCGGCATCTCTATGACGAATATGACGCTAGTTAG
- a CDS encoding alcohol dehydrogenase catalytic domain-containing protein encodes MKAVTWQGKEKMEVRNVPDPQIQDSRDAIIRITATAICGSDLHLYHHGQAVLEKDYVVGHEPMGIVEEVGADVKKLKKGDRVVIPFNISCGHCHFCTHHMESQCDISNPDQIYGGLFGFGKLNGNYAGGQAEFLRVPFADTTSFIVPETTIPDEKVLFLSDILPTAYWSVLNAGVKKGDTVIVLGSGPVGLFAQKFAVMAGAKRVIAVDAVEHRLSLAKSYNGVETFDFTDSSDSGTELYELTKGGADVVIDCVGMDGVEPLKEKAKNLVSFQVGTILPIQMAAKAVKKFGTIQITGVYMTPASSYPLNELFMRDITVKHGQAPIIHLMPEIYQMIAEEKIDPTQIITHSMPLDQAAEAYEIFDKKADNNVKVVLKP; translated from the coding sequence ATGAAAGCAGTAACTTGGCAAGGCAAAGAAAAAATGGAAGTACGGAATGTTCCCGATCCTCAGATCCAAGATAGTCGCGATGCGATCATTCGAATCACTGCCACCGCTATTTGCGGATCTGATCTGCATCTGTACCATCACGGACAAGCAGTCCTTGAAAAAGATTATGTTGTTGGGCATGAACCGATGGGTATCGTAGAAGAGGTGGGCGCTGATGTCAAAAAGCTAAAAAAAGGTGATCGCGTCGTCATCCCCTTCAATATCAGTTGCGGACACTGTCATTTTTGCACACATCATATGGAAAGCCAGTGTGACATTTCCAATCCTGATCAAATCTATGGCGGTCTTTTCGGATTTGGTAAATTGAATGGAAATTATGCAGGCGGACAAGCAGAATTTTTACGAGTGCCTTTTGCGGATACGACTTCTTTTATCGTTCCGGAAACCACGATCCCTGATGAAAAAGTGTTGTTTTTATCTGATATCTTGCCTACCGCCTACTGGAGTGTTTTGAACGCCGGTGTTAAAAAAGGCGATACAGTGATCGTTTTAGGCTCCGGACCAGTGGGATTGTTCGCCCAAAAATTCGCCGTTATGGCAGGCGCAAAACGAGTTATCGCTGTCGATGCGGTGGAGCATCGGCTGTCATTAGCGAAAAGCTACAATGGGGTTGAGACCTTTGACTTTACCGATTCTTCTGATTCAGGTACAGAGCTTTACGAGCTGACAAAAGGCGGTGCTGATGTAGTGATCGATTGTGTCGGTATGGACGGTGTCGAACCGTTGAAAGAAAAAGCTAAAAACTTAGTGAGCTTCCAAGTTGGGACGATCTTGCCGATCCAGATGGCAGCCAAAGCCGTCAAAAAATTCGGGACGATCCAGATCACCGGTGTTTACATGACTCCTGCTTCTTCTTACCCATTGAACGAGCTGTTCATGAGAGACATCACCGTGAAACATGGTCAAGCTCCGATAATCCATCTGATGCCGGAGATCTATCAGATGATCGCGGAAGAAAAAATCGATCCTACACAAATCATTACTCATTCCATGCCGTTGGACCAAGCGGCAGAGGCTTACGAGATCTTTGACAAAAAAGCTGACAACAATGTCAAAGTCGTCTTGAAACCTTAG